One segment of Paenibacillus sp. FSL R7-0337 DNA contains the following:
- a CDS encoding pirin family protein yields MIKVVTAAERHTSNREWIHSEFSFSFADYDDPSNAHFGALLAHNDNELKPEQGMHEHPHHDLEIITYVVSGVLKHQDDLGNHADLQAGSVQLMSAGTGINHSETNPSGHADVRFLQIWLLPDRPGKTPKWDARFFPAELKLNHLLPVASGEGTQGSLQLDNDVNIYLSILQTNREVSYPQQEERRTHLYVISGNLEISCADGTFQLQQGDAARIRKSCELTLKGISSSGDAEFILIDLP; encoded by the coding sequence ATGATTAAAGTAGTCACAGCAGCCGAGCGTCATACTTCGAATAGAGAATGGATACACAGTGAATTCAGCTTCTCCTTTGCCGATTATGATGATCCCAGCAACGCCCACTTCGGTGCCCTGCTGGCGCATAACGACAATGAGTTGAAGCCGGAGCAAGGCATGCATGAGCACCCGCATCATGATCTGGAGATTATCACATATGTGGTATCCGGTGTGCTGAAGCATCAGGATGATCTGGGGAATCATGCAGATCTGCAGGCAGGAAGTGTACAGCTGATGAGCGCAGGAACAGGCATTAACCATTCGGAGACGAATCCGTCAGGCCATGCGGATGTCCGGTTCCTGCAGATCTGGCTTTTGCCTGACCGGCCTGGAAAGACCCCGAAATGGGATGCCCGGTTCTTCCCGGCAGAGCTTAAGCTCAACCATCTGCTGCCTGTGGCTTCAGGCGAAGGGACTCAGGGCTCGCTTCAACTGGACAATGATGTTAACATCTACCTGTCCATTCTGCAGACGAACCGGGAGGTGAGTTATCCCCAGCAGGAAGAGCGGCGCACCCATCTGTATGTTATTTCCGGGAATCTGGAGATCTCATGCGCGGATGGTACATTCCAGCTCCAACAGGGGGATGCGGCGCGTATCCGTAAGAGCTGCGAGCTTACGCTCAAAGGCATAAGCAGTTCAGGGGATGCAGAATTTATTCTGATTGATCTCCCATAG